Proteins co-encoded in one Salvia splendens isolate huo1 chromosome 4, SspV2, whole genome shotgun sequence genomic window:
- the LOC121800485 gene encoding glutaredoxin-C11-like, protein MDKPPLNNIVSRIKHTSIKGELMEIVREVARKNAAVIFTKSWCCMCHSMKALLYELGASPAVYELDQHVNGTQMEWGLRALGCCPVVPVVFIGGTLVGSAEDIISLHVDGSLKHMLINAKAIWL, encoded by the coding sequence ATGGACAAGCCTCCTCTCAACAACATAGTAAGTAGAATTAAACACACAAGTATTAAAGGGGAATTAATGGAGATAGTGAGAGAGGTAGCAAGGAAGAATGCAGCAGTGATATTCACCAAGAGCTGGTGCTGCATGTGTCACAGTATGAAGGCCCTCTTGTACGAGCTAGGAGCCAGCCCGGCTGTGTACGAGCTCGACCAGCATGTGAATGGCACCCAAATGGAGTGGGGCTTGAGGGCTCTTGGCTGCTGCCCCGTCGTCCCTGTTGTGTTCATTGGCGGCACCTTGGTGGGCTCCGCCGAAGACATCATCTCTCTCCATGTTGATGGATCACTCAAGCACATGCTCATCAATGCCAAGGCTATTTGGTTATAA
- the LOC121800484 gene encoding LRR receptor-like serine/threonine-protein kinase ERL1, with translation MHTAYPSTFWACLILLLRCGILANALLDPNDFLALQSVRKSFNDLPGSNYFSSWDLTADPCSFSGVFCDADRVIALNLGDPRAGSPGLSGRIDPAIGKLSALAELTIVPGRVVGPLPRTLSQLKSLRFLAISRNFISGNIPAGLGQLRRLQTLDLSFNQLTGAIPRPVGALPALANVVLSNNHLTGPIPPFVSLQLARLDLKHNNLSGSISSLGFPPSLQYISLSSNRLSGSLDRVFSGLNQLNYLDLSMNQLTGSIPVELFSFPISSLQLQRNQFSGPVEPVDKVTIATVDLSFNRLSGEVSPMLSTVVNLYMNNNRFTGRVPRSMVDRLLEGSIQVLYLQHNFLSGIEIKPTVAIPLSSSICLQYNCMVLPVDTACPLKAGPDKSRPTSQCIEWKG, from the coding sequence ATGCACACTGCTTATCCCTCTACATTTTGGGCATGCCTGATTCTGCTACTGCGATGCGGGATTCTAGCAAATGCATTGCTAGATCCGAATGATTTCTTGGCACTACAATCAGTCAGAAAAAGCTTCAACGATTTGCCGGGCTCCAACTATTTCTCTTCCTGGGATTTAACGGCTGATCCCTGCAGTTTCTCCGGCGTCTTCTGCGACGCCGACCGCGTGATCGCCCTCAATCTCGGCGACCCACGGGCCGGGTCACCCGGGCTGTCGGGCCGGATCGACCCGGCTATCGGCAAGCTCTCCGCCTTAGCAGAGCTCACCATCGTCCCGGGCCGGGTCGTCGGCCCGCTCCCCCGCACCCTCTCCCAGCTCAAGTCCCTCAGATTCCTCGCCATCAGCCGCAATTTCATCTCCGGCAACATTCCGGCGGGACTCGGCCAGCTCCGGCGCCTACAGACACTCGACCTCAGCTTCAACCAGCTCACCGGAGCTATACCCCGCCCCGTCGGCGCGTTGCCGGCGCTGGCCAATGTGGTTCTCAGCAACAATCACCTCACCGGCCCGATTCCTCCTTTTGTCTCTCTCCAGCTAGCCCGCCTCGACTTAAAGCACAACAACCTATCCGGTTCAATCTCCTCGCTCGGGTTCCCCCCATCGCTCCAATACATCTCTCTGTCGTCCAACCGCCTTTCCGGTTCGTTAGACCGGGTTTTCTCCGGTTTGAACCAGTTAAACTACCTCGATCTCAGCATGAACCAGTTGACCGGTTCGATCCCGGTCGAGCTTTTTAGTTTCCCGATCAGCAGCCTTCAGCTCCAGAGAAACCAGTTCTCTGGCCCGGTCGAACCGGTTGACAAGGTGACGATCGCGACGGTGGATCTGAGCTTCAACCGGCTGTCGGGGGAGGTATCGCCGATGCTGTCGACCGTTGTGAATTTGTACATGAACAACAACCGGTTCACGGGGCGGGTGCCGAGAAGCATGGTGGACCGGTTATTGGAGGGCAGCATACAAGTGCTGTATCTACAGCATAATTTTTTGAGCGGGATCGAGATAAAACCGACGGTGGCGATTCCTCTGAGCTCGTCGATTTGTCTACAGTATAACTGTATGGTGCTGCCCGTAGACACGGCCTGCCCACTCAAAGCTGGTCCGGACAAATCAAGGCCTACTTCGCAGTGCATCGAATGGAAAGGCTAA
- the LOC121799087 gene encoding membrane-anchored ubiquitin-fold protein 3-like: MAEGVEQLKLKFRIFDGTDIGHGSYSPSVTVATLKQRLLSEWPQDKSVVPKSVNDMKVIHGGKVLENDKTLAEASVHTSDLPDGAITMHVVVQPVVKKKTGKNLSRNQIQCSCSCTIL; encoded by the exons ATGGCTGAGGGAGTCGAGCAGCTTAAACTTAAGTTCAGAATCTTTGATGGGACAGATATAGGTCATGGTTCCTATTCGCCATCAGTCACTGTTGCAACTCTTAAGCAAAGACTTCTTTCCGAGTGGCCTCAAG ATAAATCAGTAGTCCCAAAGTCGGTAAATGATATGAAAGTAATCCATGGGGGAAAAGTTTTGGAGAATGACAAAACACTTGCCGAAGCTAGCGTGCACACCAGTGACCTTCCTGATGGAGCTATTACAATGCATGTTGTTGTACAGCCAGTTGTTAAGAAAAAGACAG GTAAGAATCTATCCAGGAATCAAATACAGTGCTCGTGTTCCTGCACTATCCTTTAA